A genomic region of Nostoc sp. UHCC 0702 contains the following coding sequences:
- a CDS encoding putative baseplate assembly protein yields the protein MSETTNLPELDPCGCCEVDFPLPTVYNRPGLFSLVYRVGTHPTFVRRMLNRIWSVEIPDGPHAKTRPLAILTTRSTSDPAIAIIDAWAVVADVLSFYQERIANEGYLRTATERFSVLQLARTIGYELRPGVSAQAYLAFTVEDAFGSPGVTTIPQGTKVQSLPGQGQLPQTFESSAEIIGRAEWNSLRPRQTRPQELAIVNQKLYLLAISTDFGEGIGEDLAVDQIYPLDANIELPNAGVVPGLEIKQIYLTGTTSNVKVGDLLLLVGKKGDNGIQTLPLSVQRLEVELGLNRTRIDLEKEEVQQTPQPVSFRPRIYKIAPLVLSYIPFTQTQVNQNIRARTWRDRDLTAFISIQRDWSRRRLIKYINTTPPPPPPSQLPPTDPGVFRFGEKLGIFGNNAPLYKSLPESLRSVSADNTNDTDKAYPYNWDDGGWEIWKDSLTNENYTNADLYLERSLSGLVSNTWVVLERPVNLYQAYRVRNVSDTSLAGFALSSKATGVQLAEENGSSPINKPSDLKVRTTTAYVQSERLGIAEILIETPLTPGSTSLQLNRMVIGLLVGQSLILTGELTELPGITASEVVILTDIQHSGGYTQLFFQKEGLKNSYIRKTVTLNANVVSATHGETVTEILGSGNGNQANQRFTLKKPPLTYISATTASGSQSTLQLRVNGILWQEAPSLYGLNSSSENYIIRREDDGSTQVIFGDSIMGSRLPTGAENVIANYRSGIGLVGMVGADKLTLLQTIPLGIRSVTNPLPSSGAADPESRSSARSNAPLTVLTLDRIVSLQDFEDFARAFAGVGKAQAIAFWQGEKPIVHITVAATAAIAINDDQELTPSLASHVIDAESDLFKNLVAAIQNACDPAHQFVVKSYQPLFFNLKAEVLINPRYQPAKVLAVVETQLKTAFAFEQRAFGQQVTAAEIITVIQQVAGVIAVKIKQLYRYQEGEIPPTADVQITPEVLNVERVKQLGDLAQLLLINPVGITLEAMQP from the coding sequence ATGAGCGAAACTACTAATTTGCCAGAACTTGACCCTTGTGGCTGTTGTGAAGTGGATTTTCCTTTACCCACAGTGTACAATCGCCCTGGACTTTTTTCCTTAGTGTATCGCGTGGGTACTCACCCGACCTTTGTCCGCCGGATGCTCAACCGGATTTGGTCAGTGGAGATTCCCGACGGCCCCCACGCTAAAACTCGTCCCCTGGCAATTTTAACTACCCGTAGCACTAGTGATCCAGCGATCGCGATCATTGATGCTTGGGCGGTAGTTGCTGATGTTCTCAGCTTCTACCAAGAACGCATTGCCAATGAAGGCTACTTGCGAACGGCAACAGAACGCTTTTCGGTACTGCAACTAGCCCGGACTATCGGTTATGAACTACGTCCTGGTGTCTCTGCCCAAGCCTATCTCGCCTTTACAGTAGAAGATGCTTTTGGTTCTCCTGGTGTCACAACTATCCCTCAAGGTACAAAAGTCCAAAGCCTTCCCGGTCAAGGACAGTTACCCCAAACCTTTGAAAGCAGCGCTGAAATTATCGGTCGCGCTGAGTGGAACAGCCTGCGTCCCCGACAAACTAGACCACAAGAATTGGCAATTGTCAATCAGAAACTTTACTTATTGGCTATCAGTACTGATTTTGGCGAGGGCATAGGGGAAGATTTAGCTGTGGATCAGATTTATCCCCTAGATGCCAACATCGAACTTCCCAATGCTGGTGTAGTCCCAGGACTAGAGATTAAGCAGATTTACTTAACTGGCACAACCAGCAATGTCAAAGTTGGAGACTTGCTGCTATTGGTCGGTAAAAAAGGGGACAATGGCATTCAAACTTTACCTTTGAGTGTGCAGCGTCTAGAAGTAGAACTGGGACTGAATCGGACTCGCATTGATCTGGAGAAAGAAGAAGTTCAACAAACACCACAACCTGTTTCTTTCAGACCAAGGATTTACAAGATTGCACCCCTGGTACTGAGTTACATTCCCTTTACCCAAACTCAAGTTAACCAAAACATTCGCGCTCGAACTTGGCGCGATCGCGACCTTACTGCCTTTATTTCCATCCAGCGTGATTGGAGTAGGCGCAGGTTAATCAAGTATATTAACACGACTCCACCACCGCCCCCACCCAGCCAACTACCACCCACCGACCCAGGCGTCTTTCGCTTTGGCGAAAAGCTGGGGATATTTGGTAATAATGCACCATTGTACAAGAGCCTCCCAGAGTCGTTACGGTCAGTCTCCGCTGACAACACAAACGACACAGACAAAGCCTATCCCTATAACTGGGATGATGGAGGCTGGGAAATTTGGAAAGACTCCCTTACAAATGAAAATTATACCAATGCTGACCTTTATCTAGAACGCAGCTTATCCGGGTTGGTGAGTAACACTTGGGTGGTGTTGGAGCGACCTGTTAACCTATACCAAGCCTACAGAGTCCGGAATGTCAGCGATACGTCACTAGCAGGCTTTGCCCTCAGCAGCAAAGCCACCGGAGTGCAATTAGCCGAAGAAAACGGCTCATCTCCCATCAACAAACCGAGTGATTTGAAAGTCCGTACCACTACTGCCTATGTTCAAAGTGAACGCCTGGGAATAGCAGAAATACTGATAGAAACCCCATTAACTCCGGGCAGCACCAGCCTGCAACTCAATCGCATGGTCATTGGCTTGTTAGTTGGTCAATCCTTGATTTTGACTGGAGAACTAACTGAACTGCCGGGCATTACAGCCTCAGAAGTAGTAATTTTGACAGATATCCAGCACAGTGGCGGCTATACCCAGCTGTTCTTTCAAAAAGAAGGCTTGAAAAATTCCTACATCCGTAAAACCGTCACCTTGAATGCTAATGTCGTCAGTGCCACCCACGGCGAGACAGTCACAGAAATTTTAGGCAGTGGCAACGGCAACCAAGCCAACCAACGGTTTACACTGAAAAAACCACCCCTTACCTACATTTCGGCAACTACTGCTAGTGGTTCTCAAAGTACGCTGCAATTGCGAGTCAATGGGATTCTCTGGCAGGAAGCACCAAGTCTTTACGGCTTGAATTCTAGTAGTGAAAATTACATCATTCGCCGTGAAGACGATGGCAGCACCCAGGTGATTTTTGGAGACAGCATCATGGGGTCGAGACTGCCTACAGGGGCAGAAAATGTCATCGCCAACTACCGCAGTGGCATCGGCTTGGTGGGTATGGTGGGAGCGGACAAGTTAACATTATTGCAAACCATTCCCTTGGGAATCCGTAGTGTCACCAATCCCCTACCCAGCAGTGGGGCAGCCGACCCAGAAAGCCGTTCTAGCGCCCGCAGCAATGCACCGCTGACCGTGTTGACACTAGACCGGATTGTTTCCCTCCAGGACTTTGAAGACTTTGCACGAGCCTTTGCTGGTGTAGGCAAAGCCCAAGCGATCGCTTTCTGGCAAGGAGAAAAACCCATAGTTCACATTACCGTCGCCGCCACCGCCGCGATCGCCATCAACGACGATCAGGAACTCACCCCATCCCTAGCCTCCCATGTCATCGATGCAGAATCAGATTTGTTTAAAAACCTAGTAGCAGCAATTCAAAACGCCTGTGACCCCGCTCATCAATTTGTCGTCAAATCCTACCAACCTTTATTTTTCAACCTCAAAGCCGAGGTGTTAATCAATCCCCGCTATCAACCAGCCAAAGTGTTAGCAGTGGTAGAAACACAACTCAAAACAGCCTTTGCCTTTGAGCAACGAGCCTTTGGTCAACAGGTGACAGCAGCAGAAATCATCACTGTCATACAGCAGGTAGCTGGTGTGATTGCGGTCAAAATCAAGCAACTCTATCGCTATCAAGAAGGGGAAATTCCCCCCACCGCCGATGTACAAATTACCCCGGAAGTCTTGAATGTAGAACGGGTGAAGCAACTGGGGGATCTAGCACAACTACTACTGATCAATCCTGTGGGCATTACTTTGGAGGCTATGCAACCATGA